The sequence GTGCAGTTTTTTCTGGGCTTTGTGCAGTAACTTTTTTTGCTTCTTGGATGTTTTAACCAGGAGTCTCTTCTCAAGTTTCTCACAGTGGGCTATACTTTTCTTCTTTGATTTAAAATAGTCGTGTAGGAGTTCGTTCTGATTTACCATATCATTGAAATCCCCAAGTATGGTTTGCAGTTTTTTACCCTTTTCGATCATCTTTTCGATCTTTTTTTCACCAAAGATATGTTGGAACTCTTCAAGGAGATAACGAAATTTTTTCAGTGCTATCCTGATCTTATGGAGTTTTTTATCACTAAAGTGCTTTTCCAAAGCATCGATCCTCTGTATGATCTTCAGGTGTAGATCTTTGATCACCTTTTTGGCGGTTTCTTTGATGGTACCGATCACATTATCCGGAGTGCGGAGGGTATCATTTTGCAGGGAAAGTTGGTATTCATACACAAAATCTTCAAATGTTTTTCCGTTGAACATCTCTTCGATAAGGTGCTGTTCATGTGCCTGTTGGGCTTTGATATCCTCTTGAATAAGCTCATGCTCTCTATCTACCTCTTTCAAACGTTCCTTGATCACATCAAGATCACGTTTCCTGTTCGTCTGCGTCGCAAAGTCGCTGAGGTTTTGATAGAAGTATGCAAGTCGGTCTTCGGGAAAGAGAAAACTGAACTCTTTTAAAAAAGCTCTGGATTTTCTGATATTGACCCTCAGTTGGTGTAGGTCCTCTGCCTCATCATATAAGAGGATGCGTTCTTTGTAAAAGAGTATAGAGAGAAGAAATTTATACAGGATCACGCGAAGGGCATCAATGGGGGGTAGATCAGGGATAAAATAGGCATCAAGTTCATCCATACTTTTTGCCTCAAGTGCTTTAAAGACGGAGTCATTAAGCAGATACTTTTTCTTTATCTCTTTCATGTGCTTTCCTGACTAAGCGCCTGTCTATTTATTTTTTTAATTTAAAGACAGAAGGATCTTCCACCCCTATAAATATATTATAAGAAGGACCATGCTCGCCAGCAATTTCAAATTCATGTTTACAATCCAGGCCGAGGTTATTTGCATAGGATTCTATAAGTTCAACGACCTCTTTTTTTTTGGTAATGAATTCAAGTACTTTGTCACCCTCATACCCTAAGAAGCTCTTAATATAATCGATGTCAAGTTCAATCGCATACTTAATGACACTCTTCATATCTGCCTGCAACATAGAAATCCTTTTTTATCAATTGTATCATAATTTATTCGATATATATATTTTACTTTAGGGAGTAGATAAGAGGGATAGTTATGATGTCAAGCAACCCCTCATCACAAAAAAGATAAAATTTAAAAAAATATTCAAAAGAGGCACTTTATATGTACCTTCAATCTTCCTACTATCTGGATCGTATCTCTAAATATGCAGGGTCCATCGCAGCATTTCTGGTGGTTCTTCTCTCTTTTT is a genomic window of Sulfurovum sp. XGS-02 containing:
- a CDS encoding CHAD domain-containing protein, whose translation is MKEIKKKYLLNDSVFKALEAKSMDELDAYFIPDLPPIDALRVILYKFLLSILFYKERILLYDEAEDLHQLRVNIRKSRAFLKEFSFLFPEDRLAYFYQNLSDFATQTNRKRDLDVIKERLKEVDREHELIQEDIKAQQAHEQHLIEEMFNGKTFEDFVYEYQLSLQNDTLRTPDNVIGTIKETAKKVIKDLHLKIIQRIDALEKHFSDKKLHKIRIALKKFRYLLEEFQHIFGEKKIEKMIEKGKKLQTILGDFNDMVNQNELLHDYFKSKKKSIAHCEKLEKRLLVKTSKKQKKLLHKAQKKLHKFKKYTIEL